The following proteins are encoded in a genomic region of Phragmites australis chromosome 9, lpPhrAust1.1, whole genome shotgun sequence:
- the LOC133929286 gene encoding protein S40-1-like — MAMEELDEFEVLWPDAYAHAHAHAAHEPPASSASPPVPVHPPESLSMSRPKQRCSARSRPVDVPSAARLHRCNWKDDDDDEKDGVKDIVPPHLLVSGMRRSEVDSAWTLRTSRPPCKRARELRHLRNSVLRMTGFIEG, encoded by the coding sequence ATGGCAATGGAAGAGCTCGACGAGTTCGAGGTGCTCTGGCCGGACGCCTACGCCCACGCCCACGCCCACGCCGCGCACGAGCCGCCGGCGAGCAGCGCGAGCCCACCTGTGCCGGTGCACCCACCTGAGTCTTTGTCCATGTCGCGCCCCAAGCAGCGCTGCTCCGCACGCTCTCGGCCCGTGGACGTCCCCAGCGCCGCACGCTTACACCGCTGCAACTGGaaagatgacgacgacgacgagaagGACGGCGTCAAGGATATCGTTCCGCCGCACTTGCTGGTGTCCGGCATGCGGCGGTCGGAGGTGGATTCGGCTTGGACGCTGCGGACGTCGCGGCCGCCGTGTAAGCGGGCGCGCGAACTGCGCCACCTACGCAACTCCGTCCTGCGGATGACCGGCTTTATTGAAGGATGA
- the LOC133929285 gene encoding protein S40-1-like: MEEEFEEADILWPGSGHRRDSNDNVVVDGETQLTVPSVRSKLPWPERAAAPVEISRRKRRCRPWQASEHATLDQITDASESDVVDEDDCSDDGKITVNSLMIVPPHVLVERGRFGGRTAAYSMCAGKGRTLKGRDLRDVRNLVLKMTGFIEK, translated from the coding sequence ATGGAGGAGGAATTCGAGGAGGCCGACATCCTATGGCCCGGCTCCGGCCATCGTCGTGACAGCAACGACAACGTCGTCGTCGACGGCGAGACGCAACTTACCGTGCCTTCAGTTCGTTCCAAGCTGCCCTGGCCGGAGCGGGCGGCTGCGCCGGTCGAGATCTCTCGCCGGAAGCGGCGGTGTCGCCCCTGGCAGGCGTCGGAGCACGCCACGTTGGATCAAATAACCGATGCCAGCGAGAGCGACGTCGTCGACGAAGACGATTGCTCTGACGATGGGAAGATAACTGTGAATAGTCTGATGATCGTGCCGCCGCACGTTCTCGTCGAACGAGGGAGGTTCGGAGGCAGGACGGCGGCGTACTCCATGTGCGCCGGGAAAGGGAGGACGCTCAAAGGGCGGGACCTCCGCGATGTCAGGAACCTCGTGCTCAAGATGACCGGCTTCATCGAGAAATGA
- the LOC133929888 gene encoding non-classical arabinogalactan protein 31-like, with product MALLVKCVLLSLSAVLLSLGFGGVAPCGAFAMGLPPPPPTVNFSIGVQGVVWCKSCRYRGYFPPMDASPLPGAVVYLRCRHGRRAASFRGVSGPGGYFLIQMSQQVAAFTSQECRVYVPRSPVLACSVPAYPSGNKGLPLKFQEFVKRGNALQGLYSVGNRLFRPKYPNKCY from the exons ATGGCGTTGCTCGTCAAGTGCGTGTTactctccctctccgccgtgctcctctctctcggcTTTGGCGGCGTCGCCCCTTGCGGCGCCTTCGCCATGGGCCTGCCCCCGCCTCCGCCGACGGTGAACTTCAGCATCGGCGTGCAGGGAGTGGTCTGGTGCAAGTCGTGCAGGTACCGCGGGTACTTCCCGCCCATGGACGCGTCCCCACTCCCAG GCGCGGTGGTGTACCTGCGTTGCCGGCACGGGCGACGCGCGGCGTCGTTCCGGGGCGTGTCAGGCCCGGGCGGCTACTTCCTGATCCAGATGTCGCAGCAGGTGGCGGCCTTCACGAGCCAGGAGTGCAGGGTGTACGTGCCGCGGTCGCCGGTGCTCGCGTGCTCCGTGCCTGCCTACCCCAGCGGGAACAAGGGGCTGCCGCTCAAGTTCCAGGAGTTCGTCAAGCGGGGCAACGCGCTGCAGGGGCTCTACTCCGTCGGCAACCGCCTCTTCCGCCCCAAGTACCCCAACAAGTGCTACTGA